From Nocardioides daedukensis, the proteins below share one genomic window:
- a CDS encoding acyl-CoA dehydrogenase family protein, protein MKRTIYDADHESFRSSVREFLDREVIPHVESHAAEKALPRDYWLAAGRQGFLGLEIPEEYGGSGAGDYRFNAVFFEELSKVNAALGSCTGIHADITAPYLVELGTEEQKKKWLPGVASGEILLAIGMTEPSGGSDLAALKTTAVRDGDDWVINGSKTFITNGYSADLVITAVRTSPEKKARGITLFAIPSDAEGFSRGRKLDKVGQDESDTAELFFENVRLGDDHIIGELDGGFIHMMQKLPQERLGCAISNVAHAKQILVETLQYSKDRQAFGQGIGSFQHNKFLLAELFTQIEVTESYIDQCVVAHDKGELSAVDAAKAKWWSSQVQNEILDHCVQLHGGYGFMNEYRVARAWRDARVSKIWAGSNEIMKELIGRDLGL, encoded by the coding sequence ATGAAGCGCACGATCTACGACGCAGACCACGAATCCTTCCGCTCCTCGGTGCGTGAGTTCCTCGATCGCGAGGTGATTCCCCACGTCGAGTCGCACGCCGCCGAGAAGGCGCTGCCTCGCGACTACTGGCTGGCCGCAGGCCGCCAGGGCTTCCTCGGCCTCGAGATCCCCGAGGAGTACGGCGGCTCCGGCGCGGGCGACTACCGCTTCAACGCGGTCTTCTTCGAGGAGCTCAGCAAGGTCAACGCCGCGCTCGGCTCCTGCACCGGCATCCACGCCGACATCACCGCGCCCTACCTCGTGGAGCTGGGCACCGAGGAGCAGAAGAAGAAGTGGCTCCCCGGCGTCGCATCCGGCGAGATCCTGCTGGCGATCGGTATGACCGAGCCGTCCGGTGGCTCGGACCTCGCGGCACTGAAGACCACCGCCGTGCGCGACGGCGACGACTGGGTCATCAACGGCTCCAAGACCTTCATCACCAACGGCTACTCGGCCGACCTGGTCATCACCGCGGTGCGCACCAGCCCGGAGAAGAAGGCCCGCGGCATCACCCTGTTCGCGATCCCCTCGGACGCCGAGGGCTTCAGCCGCGGCCGCAAGCTGGACAAGGTCGGCCAGGACGAGTCCGACACTGCCGAGCTCTTCTTCGAGAACGTCCGGCTCGGCGACGACCACATCATCGGTGAGCTCGACGGCGGCTTCATCCACATGATGCAGAAGCTTCCCCAGGAGCGTCTCGGCTGCGCGATTTCCAACGTGGCGCACGCCAAGCAGATCCTCGTGGAGACGTTGCAGTACTCCAAGGACCGTCAGGCCTTCGGCCAGGGCATCGGGTCGTTCCAGCACAACAAGTTCCTGCTGGCCGAGCTGTTCACCCAGATCGAGGTCACCGAGTCCTACATCGACCAGTGCGTGGTCGCCCACGACAAGGGTGAGCTCTCCGCCGTCGACGCGGCCAAGGCCAAGTGGTGGTCCTCGCAGGTCCAGAACGAGATCCTCGACCACTGCGTCCAGCTGCACGGTGGCTATGGCTTCATGAACGAATATCGCGTGGCTCGGGCCTGGCGCGATGCCCGGGTCTCCAAGATCTGGGCCGGCTCGAACGAGATCATGAAGGAACTGATCGGGCGCGACCTGGGCCTGTGA
- the recC gene encoding exodeoxyribonuclease V subunit gamma, translating to MTLWIHRAERTDLLADGLAALLAQPADDPFAEELVVVPARGVERWLSQRLSHRLGTGASGRDGLCAGIDFPSPRSLVAEVLGATHEDPWAADALVWPLLACMDECLDETWFRTVAEHLGHFHTGDEAELRRGRRHAVASRVARLFSAYAVQRPLLLADWSAGSDRPESDGRGGELDADLCWQPELWRRVTERIDAPAPHERLADVITRLAEDPASFDLPARINLFGHTRIPESEVSLLEALAGHHDVHLWLPHPSPALWDRLAGEQRGSIERSRDETHFLVEHPLLTTLGRDVRELQGLLSLTEARHEHLPRAAEAPDDLLHWLQGDLRDDHLGPRPGAGRTLREGDRSVSVHSCHGPARQVQVLRETLLAMLEEDPTLEPRDVLVMCPDIETYAPLITAAFGLGDVVEGGHPAHTLRVRLADRALTQTNALLGVAATLLDLAGGRTTASEVLDLAQVEPVRQRFGFSDDDLAALTGWVREAGIRWSFDKEHRSAFGLGDVVQNTWQFGLDRVLTGVAVSADAEAWFDATLPLDDVSSNRVELAGRLAEFVDRLRRATDLLVGTRPLSEWMTALTDGTQALTRVDRDDAWQSGQLQREFADVLRDAGSLAETPLRLADVRSLLDRHLAGRPTRANFRTGTLTVCTMVPMRSVPHRVVCLLGLDDGVFPRTGLADGDDVLARRPFTGERDVRSEDRQLLLDAVMAAGERLVITYTGANEHTGQPRPPAVPLGELLDALDRTTDQPVRTSIVIQHPLQPFDPKNLEPGRLGVPDQPFTFDRTALVAARAAGAQRPGRPGFLDHPLSVPLVDDVGLDDLTRFFRHPVKGFFSALDVSLPWESDPVPDAMPVAIDALESWAVGDRMLADMLDGIHPDRAQQLEWRRGTLPPGQLGWRTAGEIREQAMALAMLALTHRQVPGRSIDVDAALPGGRRLSGTIPRVYGDRLVSVGYSRLGPKQTLLAWIQLLALSTADPDRNWTALVIGRRARGTQPQTLLLGPLDERAPALLADLVALYDEGRRRPLPLPLKTSHAWANAARTGGMPIREADGKWKTKRYEGEDADPAHVRVWGPYAAIDALLPELGEMAERLWSPLFQFEKGSL from the coding sequence GTGACCCTCTGGATCCATCGCGCGGAGCGCACCGACCTGCTCGCCGACGGGCTTGCGGCGCTGCTGGCACAGCCGGCCGACGACCCGTTCGCCGAGGAGCTCGTCGTGGTGCCGGCACGTGGTGTGGAGCGCTGGCTGAGCCAGCGGCTCTCCCACCGGCTCGGCACCGGAGCGTCGGGTCGCGACGGTCTCTGCGCCGGGATCGACTTCCCCTCGCCACGGTCCCTGGTGGCCGAGGTCCTCGGCGCCACCCACGAGGATCCCTGGGCCGCGGACGCGCTGGTCTGGCCACTGCTGGCCTGCATGGACGAGTGTCTCGACGAGACCTGGTTCCGCACGGTCGCCGAGCACCTGGGGCACTTCCACACCGGCGACGAGGCCGAGCTGCGGCGCGGCCGACGCCATGCGGTCGCCTCACGAGTGGCCCGCCTGTTCAGTGCGTACGCCGTCCAGCGGCCGCTGCTGCTGGCCGACTGGTCCGCAGGGAGTGACCGCCCGGAGTCGGACGGCCGTGGAGGCGAGCTCGACGCGGACCTGTGCTGGCAACCCGAGCTGTGGCGACGGGTCACTGAGCGGATCGACGCGCCTGCGCCGCACGAGCGACTCGCCGACGTGATCACCAGGCTCGCCGAGGACCCGGCGTCGTTCGACCTCCCGGCACGGATCAACCTGTTCGGTCACACCCGCATCCCCGAGTCGGAGGTCTCGCTGCTCGAGGCCCTGGCCGGGCACCACGACGTACACCTCTGGCTGCCGCACCCGAGCCCGGCGCTGTGGGACCGGCTCGCCGGCGAACAGAGGGGCTCGATCGAGCGCAGCCGCGACGAGACCCACTTCCTGGTCGAGCATCCGCTGCTGACCACCCTCGGTCGCGACGTACGCGAGCTCCAGGGCCTGTTGTCGCTCACCGAGGCCCGCCACGAGCACCTGCCCCGCGCCGCCGAAGCGCCCGACGACCTGCTGCACTGGCTCCAGGGCGACCTGCGCGACGACCACCTGGGACCGCGTCCCGGTGCCGGCCGCACGCTGCGCGAGGGCGACCGCAGCGTCAGCGTCCACTCCTGCCACGGCCCCGCCCGCCAGGTCCAGGTGCTGCGCGAGACGTTGCTGGCGATGCTCGAGGAGGACCCGACGCTCGAGCCGCGCGACGTGCTGGTGATGTGCCCCGACATCGAGACCTATGCGCCATTGATCACCGCGGCGTTCGGGCTGGGCGACGTGGTCGAGGGCGGACACCCCGCCCACACGCTGCGGGTCCGTCTCGCCGACCGTGCGCTGACCCAGACCAACGCCCTGCTCGGCGTGGCGGCGACCCTGCTCGACCTCGCCGGCGGTCGTACGACGGCCAGCGAGGTGCTCGACCTGGCCCAGGTGGAGCCGGTGCGGCAACGCTTCGGGTTCAGCGACGACGACCTGGCCGCGCTCACCGGCTGGGTGCGCGAGGCCGGCATCCGGTGGTCCTTCGACAAGGAGCACCGCAGCGCCTTCGGACTCGGCGACGTCGTGCAGAACACCTGGCAGTTCGGTCTCGACCGGGTGCTCACCGGTGTCGCCGTCTCGGCCGACGCCGAGGCCTGGTTCGATGCGACGCTTCCGCTCGACGACGTGAGCAGCAACCGGGTGGAGCTGGCCGGTCGGCTCGCCGAGTTCGTCGACAGGCTCCGCAGGGCCACCGACCTGTTGGTGGGCACGCGACCCCTGTCCGAGTGGATGACGGCCCTGACCGACGGCACCCAGGCGCTCACCCGCGTCGACCGTGACGACGCCTGGCAGAGCGGGCAGCTGCAGCGCGAGTTCGCCGACGTCCTGCGCGACGCGGGATCACTCGCGGAGACGCCGCTGCGGCTCGCCGACGTCCGCTCCCTGCTGGACCGGCACCTGGCCGGCCGCCCGACCCGGGCCAACTTCCGCACCGGCACGCTGACGGTCTGCACGATGGTTCCGATGCGTTCGGTCCCGCACCGCGTGGTCTGCCTGCTGGGACTCGACGACGGGGTGTTCCCGCGCACGGGACTGGCCGACGGCGACGACGTGCTGGCCCGGCGCCCGTTCACCGGCGAGCGCGACGTGCGCAGCGAGGACCGCCAGCTGCTCCTCGACGCCGTGATGGCGGCAGGAGAGCGCCTCGTGATCACCTACACGGGCGCCAACGAGCACACCGGCCAGCCCCGGCCCCCGGCCGTCCCGCTCGGCGAGCTTCTGGACGCACTCGACCGCACCACCGATCAGCCCGTGCGCACCTCGATCGTGATCCAGCACCCGCTGCAGCCGTTCGACCCGAAGAACCTCGAGCCCGGCCGGCTCGGCGTACCGGACCAGCCGTTCACGTTCGACCGCACCGCCCTGGTCGCCGCCCGGGCTGCTGGTGCCCAGCGCCCCGGGCGCCCCGGCTTCCTCGACCATCCGCTCTCGGTCCCGCTGGTCGACGACGTCGGCCTCGACGACCTGACCCGGTTCTTCCGGCACCCGGTGAAGGGATTCTTCTCCGCGCTCGACGTCTCGCTTCCGTGGGAGTCCGACCCGGTGCCCGACGCGATGCCGGTGGCGATCGACGCCCTCGAGAGCTGGGCGGTCGGCGACCGGATGCTGGCGGACATGCTCGACGGCATCCATCCCGACCGGGCCCAACAGCTCGAGTGGCGGCGCGGGACGCTCCCACCGGGGCAGCTCGGCTGGCGCACCGCGGGGGAGATCCGTGAGCAGGCGATGGCCCTGGCGATGCTGGCGCTGACGCACCGCCAGGTCCCCGGTCGAAGCATCGACGTCGACGCGGCGCTGCCGGGAGGCCGCCGGCTGAGCGGCACCATCCCGCGGGTGTACGGCGACCGGCTGGTCTCGGTCGGCTATTCCCGGCTGGGCCCGAAGCAGACCCTGCTCGCCTGGATCCAGCTGCTCGCCCTGAGCACCGCCGACCCGGACCGCAACTGGACCGCGCTGGTGATCGGTCGACGTGCCCGAGGCACCCAGCCGCAGACCTTGCTGCTCGGCCCGCTCGACGAACGCGCACCCGCGCTGCTGGCGGACCTGGTCGCGCTCTACGACGAGGGGCGGCGCCGACCCTTGCCACTGCCGCTGAAGACTTCCCACGCCTGGGCCAATGCCGCCCGCACCGGCGGGATGCCGATCCGGGAAGCGGACGGCAAGTGGAAGACGAAGCGGTACGAGGGCGAGGACGCTGACCCGGCGCACGTGCGCGTGTGGGGCCCCTATGCGGCCATCGACGCCCTCCTCCCGGAGCTCGGCGAGATGGCGGAGCGCCTGTGGTCGCCGCTGTTCCAGTTCGAGAAGGGGAGCCTGTGA
- a CDS encoding UvrD-helicase domain-containing protein: MQPFDLLDPLPAAGSTVVLEASAGTGKTYTLAGLVTRYVAEGVAKLDEMLLITFGRAASQELRERVREQLVLAERELGARLADPAHVLATDLLSRLGEGDTTEVETRRRRLRTALAGFDSATIATTHQFCQLVLRSLGVAGDSDAGVSLVDDLDDLITEVVDDLYLARFGKAADKPKLTRADALAIARAVAGNPHTELVPTDAPEGSPAAVRVQFARDVLDELERRKRRLGILGYDDLLTRLAAALEDEQAPARERMRNRWSIVMVDEFQDTDPVQWDVLDRAFNGHSTLVLIGDPKQAIYAFRGGDIDTYLRAAGTTEDKRTLGTNWRSDKALVDTLQVVLGSAALGHEEIVVRPVEAHHEERRLVREGHDAPFRLRVAGRALFGISPAKTIPIDILREHIARDLAGDIAALLADPSARWDGRPVRAGDIAVIVEKHADARVCREALATAGIPAVYTGDADIFSSEAAEDWLSLLRAMDQPHRSGLVRAAATTMFFGETAESLHRGGDELTDRIGNTLRAWADHLRERGAAAVFEAAQVAGMSERVLAWRGGERQMTDLAHLAEVLHETAHRERMGLPALLEWVTQECNGARRSTERSRRLDSDAAAVQIMTVWVSKGLQYPIVYLPFSFNRNVQDRELVLFHRDRRRCLDIGGKGGPGFAANAASGRAEMAGDDIRLTYVALTRAQSQVVAWWSPSWDEPNGGISRLLRGRRPDQQLVPDRVEPKHSEDEVKAIFDAWAARGGPVVEPAVVVEAPAPSPPELPDVLAVRSFTRRVDTDWRRTSYSALVRSAEQQVGGVGSEPAEGGKDDEAINPIPESAAGPEGDGAPGTDSAASSVDRVSASPTSPMAGLPAGAAFGSLVHAVLERTDPDAADLATELREHMHSEASYWAVTVPEDDLVEGLIPLHDTPLGPLADDLTLRRIPIRDRLRELDFEIPLAGGDLAGAEAGDLLLGEMAPLLLEHLDADDPMRAYANRLADPSLGGQTLRGYLSGSIDVVLRIPGPTGPRFVVVDYKTNRLGDPEGELSADDYLPARLDEAMLHSDYPLQALVYSVVLHRYLRWRLPGYHPEQHLGGVLYLYLRGMCGPETPRVNDVPAGVFSWKVPADLVVALSDLLDRSEQR, translated from the coding sequence ATGCAGCCTTTCGACCTGCTCGACCCGCTTCCCGCTGCCGGATCGACGGTGGTGCTCGAGGCGAGCGCCGGGACCGGCAAGACCTACACCCTGGCCGGACTGGTCACCCGCTACGTCGCGGAGGGCGTGGCAAAGCTCGACGAGATGCTGCTGATCACCTTCGGTCGTGCGGCCAGCCAGGAGCTGCGTGAACGGGTCCGCGAGCAGCTGGTGCTGGCCGAGCGCGAACTCGGCGCCCGGCTGGCCGACCCGGCACACGTGTTGGCCACCGACCTCCTGTCCCGCCTCGGCGAGGGTGACACCACCGAGGTCGAGACGCGGCGACGCAGGCTGCGGACTGCCTTGGCCGGCTTCGACTCGGCCACCATCGCCACCACCCACCAGTTCTGCCAGCTGGTGCTGCGCTCCCTCGGTGTCGCCGGTGACAGCGACGCCGGGGTGAGTCTGGTCGACGACCTGGACGACCTGATCACCGAAGTCGTCGACGACCTCTACCTCGCCCGGTTCGGGAAAGCAGCCGACAAGCCGAAGCTGACCCGCGCCGACGCACTGGCCATCGCCCGCGCGGTCGCCGGGAACCCGCACACCGAGCTGGTCCCGACCGATGCCCCGGAGGGCTCACCCGCCGCGGTCCGGGTCCAGTTCGCCCGCGACGTCCTCGACGAGCTCGAACGGCGCAAGCGACGACTCGGGATCCTCGGCTACGACGACCTGCTCACCAGGCTCGCCGCCGCGCTCGAGGACGAGCAGGCGCCGGCCCGGGAGCGGATGCGGAACAGGTGGAGCATCGTAATGGTCGACGAGTTCCAGGACACCGACCCGGTGCAGTGGGACGTGCTGGACCGGGCCTTCAACGGACACTCGACGCTGGTCCTCATCGGTGACCCCAAGCAGGCGATCTATGCGTTCCGTGGCGGCGACATCGACACCTACCTCAGGGCCGCGGGGACCACCGAGGACAAGCGCACGCTGGGCACCAACTGGCGCAGCGACAAGGCCCTGGTCGACACGCTCCAAGTGGTCCTGGGTTCGGCGGCACTGGGGCACGAGGAGATCGTGGTCCGGCCCGTCGAGGCGCACCACGAAGAACGACGGCTGGTGCGTGAGGGCCACGATGCGCCGTTCCGGCTCCGGGTCGCCGGCCGTGCCCTGTTCGGGATCAGTCCCGCCAAGACGATTCCGATCGACATACTCCGCGAGCACATCGCCCGCGACCTGGCAGGCGACATCGCCGCCCTGCTTGCCGACCCGAGCGCCCGCTGGGACGGGCGTCCGGTGCGGGCCGGTGACATCGCGGTGATCGTCGAGAAGCACGCAGATGCCCGGGTCTGCCGCGAGGCGTTGGCGACGGCCGGGATCCCGGCCGTCTACACCGGTGATGCCGACATCTTCTCCTCCGAAGCGGCCGAGGACTGGCTCAGCCTGCTCCGGGCGATGGACCAGCCGCACCGCTCGGGGCTGGTGCGCGCCGCGGCCACCACGATGTTCTTCGGTGAGACCGCCGAGAGCCTGCACCGCGGTGGTGACGAGCTGACCGACCGGATCGGCAACACGCTGCGGGCATGGGCCGACCACCTGCGCGAGCGCGGGGCAGCGGCCGTCTTCGAGGCCGCCCAGGTCGCCGGGATGTCGGAGCGGGTGCTGGCCTGGCGCGGTGGCGAGCGGCAGATGACCGACCTCGCCCACCTTGCCGAGGTCCTCCACGAGACCGCGCACCGTGAGCGGATGGGCCTGCCTGCCCTGCTCGAGTGGGTCACCCAGGAGTGCAACGGCGCCCGCCGCTCGACCGAGCGCAGCCGCCGCCTCGACAGTGACGCCGCTGCGGTCCAGATCATGACCGTCTGGGTGAGCAAGGGACTGCAGTACCCGATCGTCTATCTGCCGTTCTCGTTCAACCGCAACGTCCAGGACCGTGAGCTCGTCCTGTTCCATCGCGACCGCAGGCGCTGCCTCGACATCGGTGGCAAGGGGGGTCCGGGGTTCGCGGCCAACGCCGCGTCCGGGCGCGCCGAGATGGCCGGCGATGACATCCGACTGACGTACGTCGCTCTCACCCGGGCGCAGTCCCAGGTGGTGGCGTGGTGGTCACCGTCGTGGGACGAGCCCAACGGTGGCATCTCGCGGTTGCTGCGTGGCCGTCGTCCGGACCAGCAGCTGGTGCCGGACAGGGTTGAGCCCAAGCACAGCGAGGACGAGGTGAAGGCGATCTTCGATGCCTGGGCTGCCCGGGGCGGCCCGGTTGTCGAGCCCGCCGTCGTGGTCGAGGCCCCGGCCCCGTCGCCTCCCGAGCTGCCCGACGTCCTCGCCGTACGCTCCTTCACCCGGCGCGTGGACACCGATTGGCGTCGTACCTCCTACTCCGCCCTGGTGCGTTCGGCGGAGCAGCAGGTCGGTGGTGTCGGCAGCGAGCCGGCCGAGGGTGGCAAGGACGACGAGGCGATCAACCCGATTCCTGAATCAGCCGCCGGCCCTGAGGGCGACGGCGCGCCAGGGACCGACTCCGCCGCCTCATCCGTCGATCGGGTGAGCGCCTCGCCCACCTCACCGATGGCCGGCCTGCCGGCCGGGGCCGCATTCGGCTCGTTGGTCCATGCCGTCCTGGAGCGGACCGATCCCGACGCCGCAGACCTGGCCACCGAGCTGCGCGAGCACATGCACAGCGAGGCGTCGTACTGGGCGGTGACGGTCCCCGAGGACGACCTGGTCGAAGGGCTGATCCCGTTGCACGACACGCCCCTGGGGCCGTTGGCCGACGACCTGACCCTGCGCCGGATCCCGATCCGTGACCGGCTGCGTGAGCTCGACTTCGAGATCCCGCTGGCCGGGGGCGACCTGGCCGGCGCCGAGGCCGGTGACCTGTTGCTGGGCGAGATGGCACCGCTGCTCCTCGAGCACCTCGACGCCGACGACCCGATGCGGGCCTACGCCAACCGCCTGGCCGACCCGTCCCTGGGTGGCCAGACGCTGCGCGGCTATCTCTCCGGGTCGATCGACGTCGTGCTCCGGATCCCCGGCCCCACCGGGCCGCGCTTCGTCGTCGTCGACTACAAGACCAACCGGCTCGGCGACCCCGAGGGAGAGCTGAGCGCCGACGACTACCTGCCCGCCCGACTCGACGAGGCGATGCTGCACTCCGACTATCCGCTGCAGGCGTTGGTCTACAGCGTGGTCCTGCACCGCTATCTGCGCTGGCGACTCCCCGGTTATCACCCGGAACAGCACCTGGGCGGGGTCCTCTATCTCTACCTGCGCGGCATGTGCGGGCCTGAGACTCCGAGGGTCAACGACGTGCCTGCAGGCGTGTTCAGCTGGAAGGTCCCCGCCGACCTGGTGGTGGCGCTCTCCGACCTCCTCGACCGATCGGAGCAGCGATGA
- the recD gene encoding exodeoxyribonuclease V subunit alpha, translating into MSALDTVDDLAAGRALGATGLLATLNAADVLDASDVHVALRAGALTGEDDQELLLALAMVVRALRSGSTCLDLRTLSDELAGHAVPADLAARLAASPLAADPAILHVEGDLVFLDRYWREEGQVRDDLLSRIARPVDPVDPELLQAGLDRLFPASGWEEQRAATAIAVNQGTTVLTGGPGTGKTSTVAAVLALLCEHAATTDQRPLRIALTAPTGKAAARLNEAVTDTMQHWDETDRARLGDLRPMTLHRLLGSRPDSSTRFRHNRENRLAQDIVVVDESSMLSLTMMARLLESLRPETRLLLVGDPFQLASIDAGAVLSDLVEGLAERPDIKLATLRTSHRFGPAIGGLAESIRLGDAVGALANLRSGDPKLEFIEDDDIESALHRRLLDRALDLRAAAAAGDVTGALELLEQHRLLCAHREGPRGVNWWNRQVERWISDETGDPLWDTWYPGRPILVTANDYGLGIFNGDTGIAVMKDGELRVAIATTAGIRDFAPSRLSDVQTLHAMTIHKAQGSQAREITVLMPDEESRLLTRELFYTAVTRAEEKVTIAGDEAVVRQALERQVRRASGLRERISRSADV; encoded by the coding sequence ATGAGCGCACTCGACACCGTCGACGACCTGGCCGCCGGCCGGGCCCTCGGCGCCACCGGACTGCTGGCCACGCTCAACGCCGCGGACGTCCTGGACGCCTCCGACGTACACGTCGCCCTCCGTGCCGGCGCCCTGACCGGAGAGGACGACCAGGAGCTGTTGCTCGCATTGGCGATGGTGGTCCGCGCACTACGGTCCGGGTCGACCTGCCTCGACCTGAGGACGCTGTCCGACGAGCTCGCCGGTCACGCTGTGCCCGCCGACCTGGCGGCCCGGCTGGCCGCCAGCCCGCTGGCTGCGGACCCGGCGATCCTCCACGTCGAGGGAGACCTGGTCTTCCTCGACCGCTACTGGCGAGAGGAGGGCCAGGTCCGCGACGACCTGTTGTCCCGGATCGCACGCCCGGTCGACCCGGTGGATCCCGAGCTGCTCCAGGCCGGCCTCGACCGCCTCTTCCCCGCCTCGGGTTGGGAGGAGCAGCGCGCCGCGACCGCGATCGCCGTCAACCAGGGCACGACCGTGCTCACCGGTGGCCCGGGAACCGGCAAGACCTCGACGGTTGCCGCCGTCCTGGCCCTGCTCTGCGAGCACGCCGCCACGACCGACCAGCGTCCTCTGCGGATCGCGCTCACTGCTCCCACGGGCAAGGCGGCCGCTCGGCTCAACGAGGCCGTCACCGACACCATGCAGCACTGGGACGAGACCGACCGAGCGCGTCTGGGCGACCTGCGCCCGATGACCCTGCACCGGTTGCTCGGCAGCCGGCCCGACAGCTCGACCCGTTTCCGGCACAACCGCGAGAACCGCCTGGCCCAGGACATCGTCGTCGTCGACGAGTCCTCGATGTTGTCGCTGACGATGATGGCCAGACTGCTCGAGTCCCTGCGTCCCGAGACCCGGCTGCTGCTGGTCGGTGACCCGTTCCAGCTGGCCTCGATCGACGCCGGCGCGGTGCTCTCGGACCTCGTCGAGGGCCTGGCAGAGCGGCCCGACATCAAGCTCGCCACGCTGCGCACCTCGCACCGGTTCGGTCCGGCCATCGGTGGACTCGCCGAGTCGATCCGGCTCGGTGACGCCGTCGGGGCGCTGGCGAACCTGCGCAGCGGTGACCCGAAGCTGGAGTTCATCGAGGACGACGACATCGAGTCGGCACTGCACCGGCGCCTCCTCGACCGAGCCCTCGATCTGCGAGCGGCCGCGGCCGCCGGGGACGTGACCGGAGCACTCGAGCTCCTCGAGCAACATCGCCTCCTGTGCGCCCACCGCGAGGGCCCCCGCGGGGTGAACTGGTGGAACCGCCAGGTCGAGCGCTGGATCAGTGACGAGACCGGGGATCCACTCTGGGACACCTGGTATCCGGGACGTCCGATCCTGGTCACCGCCAACGACTACGGCCTCGGCATCTTCAACGGCGACACCGGAATCGCGGTGATGAAGGACGGGGAGCTCCGGGTGGCCATCGCGACCACCGCCGGCATCCGCGACTTCGCGCCCTCCCGGCTCAGCGACGTACAGACCCTGCATGCGATGACGATCCACAAGGCGCAGGGGAGCCAGGCGCGCGAGATCACCGTGCTGATGCCCGACGAGGAATCCCGGCTGCTGACCCGGGAGCTCTTCTACACCGCGGTGACCAGGGCAGAGGAGAAGGTCACGATCGCCGGTGACGAGGCGGTCGTGAGGCAGGCGCTTGAGCGTCAGGTGCGGCGCGCCAGCGGGCTGCGGGAGCGGATCTCCCGGTCGGCCGACGTGTGA
- a CDS encoding polysaccharide deacetylase family protein, with amino-acid sequence MLLAVAAAWAFPQDTGTQSTGLRDTGSHITGSTDSSTTLTIAATKAQAPTARLSWTELPAPEAPQASPAARRVDCSQERCVALTFDDGPGPHTKRLLRILEQYDARATFFLVGKMVHAHPWVARRIADAGHEVGVHSWSHPDLRNLTAQQVRAQLVRTRRIIEQTTGDRPVLSRPPYGASSERVRAEHRRADLAEILWTVDPTDWKHRNARVVRRSVERDLRRNSIVLLHDIRPTTVDAIPALLRHLERRRITLVTVSELLGETQPGVTYGRPDWSPQMQRDLR; translated from the coding sequence ATGCTGCTCGCCGTGGCCGCGGCATGGGCGTTCCCCCAGGACACCGGCACCCAGAGCACCGGCTTGCGCGACACCGGCTCGCACATCACCGGCTCGACCGACAGCTCGACCACGCTCACGATCGCCGCGACGAAGGCCCAAGCCCCGACTGCTCGCCTGTCCTGGACCGAGCTCCCCGCCCCAGAGGCTCCGCAGGCGAGCCCGGCCGCGCGGAGAGTCGACTGCAGCCAGGAGCGCTGCGTCGCGCTGACCTTCGACGACGGCCCCGGCCCGCACACCAAGCGCCTCTTGAGGATCCTCGAGCAGTACGACGCCCGCGCGACGTTCTTCCTGGTCGGCAAGATGGTCCACGCTCACCCGTGGGTGGCGCGGCGGATCGCGGACGCCGGACACGAGGTCGGCGTACACAGCTGGAGTCACCCGGACCTGCGCAACCTGACCGCCCAGCAGGTCCGTGCGCAGCTGGTCCGGACCCGACGCATCATCGAGCAGACCACCGGGGACCGGCCGGTGCTGAGCAGGCCGCCCTACGGAGCCAGCTCCGAGCGGGTGCGCGCCGAACACAGGCGCGCCGACCTCGCCGAGATCCTGTGGACGGTCGACCCCACGGACTGGAAGCACCGCAACGCCCGCGTCGTACGCCGATCCGTCGAGCGCGACCTGCGCCGCAACAGCATCGTGCTGTTGCACGACATCCGACCGACCACGGTCGATGCGATTCCGGCGCTGCTGCGTCACCTGGAGCGGCGCCGGATCACCCTGGTCACGGTCAGCGAGCTGCTCGGTGAGACGCAGCCGGGAGTGACCTACGGACGACCCGACTGGTCACCGCAGATGCAGCGCGACCTGCGCTGA
- the thpR gene encoding RNA 2',3'-cyclic phosphodiesterase: protein MRLFAALVPSTDAIEDLDEFLEPRRAAAPFRLAPPEQWHLTLAFMADVAQWRVEDLVDRLADVAARRTPFELSLHGGGAFPDAARAKVVWCGVAGAVEQVDALAQSTRAAANAAGARPDGGRFRAHLTMGRLSWPDEVSNWVRLLDTYSGPVWRAESLTLFASHLGEGPRRRPRHEVLAELPFGSDIRA, encoded by the coding sequence GTGAGGCTCTTCGCGGCACTGGTGCCGTCGACCGACGCGATCGAGGACCTCGACGAGTTCCTAGAACCGCGGCGTGCGGCGGCACCGTTCCGTCTCGCCCCGCCGGAGCAGTGGCACCTGACGCTGGCCTTCATGGCCGACGTGGCCCAGTGGCGGGTCGAGGACCTCGTGGACCGGCTTGCCGACGTCGCGGCACGACGTACGCCGTTCGAGTTGTCGCTTCATGGCGGTGGCGCGTTCCCGGACGCGGCACGCGCGAAGGTGGTCTGGTGCGGGGTCGCGGGCGCGGTGGAGCAGGTTGACGCGCTGGCTCAGTCGACCCGCGCCGCTGCCAACGCCGCGGGTGCCCGGCCCGACGGTGGCCGGTTCCGGGCCCACCTGACCATGGGCCGGCTGAGCTGGCCGGACGAGGTCTCCAACTGGGTGCGCCTGCTCGACACCTACTCCGGGCCCGTGTGGAGGGCCGAGTCGCTCACCCTCTTCGCCTCCCACCTCGGTGAGGGCCCGAGACGTCGGCCTCGGCACGAGGTGCTCGCGGAGCTGCCCTTCGGAAGCGACATCCGCGCGTAA